taacattaatttttgtgccaacattataaagAATTGTGCATAAAATGAGGTGGTAGAGCTCCATGAAAAGTCCTGCTTTGGAACAGTTTATTTAGCATTCTGTAAATTTATATATTACATGACGTTGTACAATCACACATTTGTTGTACATTCAACAAGTAATaaattgtatttatttttattttatcatcCCACAACAATTAGAGTTGTCTAACCATTAGCAGTAGATATATTATATACGATTTGGCAcctaaaaaaacaagaaaattaatGTATTATATATAACATACGtaccaaagaagaaaaatagataAGAAAATAAGTTGCAAACAGATATACACGAATGAGAAAGAAAGAATcaatcaaaaatatttttcgtTGGAATCAAAGCATTAACTACAGGTCCACAACCTATATAAAACACAACATACCTATACTAATAaaaagggatactttggatgcggtccctaactatcaatattctttgattgaaaccttgttagtttttagtttttgattgaggtccctgacattaatgtaataatgtaagttactatattttttaaattaaaaattaaaaattaaaaattgaaaattgtaattgtttatattaatgagattttaaataaaacccataatttatgggattaaaaataataaaatataaattatactctctattatattgtgtgtgtgtgtgtgtgtgtgtgtgtgtgtgtgtgtgtacatatatgtatgggtacattaaccaaaattaacaaaaaaagttattgtaccaaaacatggatacattctcaaatcaatgaaaaagaatgtacctatataagtttaaacatggattaaaaaatttgaatggattttatattaaaaaagggtacattttacatataacaaattgatatatatgagaatgggtacattgatgattaaaaaattgaaaaattatatgaatgggtacatttaagattaaaaaattgagaatctttatatatatatatatatatatagatatatatataactaataggtacaaacttaatttaatttaattttttattattttgaaaatgtttgaattgaaaattaattagaagtttaatagaggtattaaaccctaaattaattactaatttttatattaaaaaattatataataaacatataaattcattatcacattaatgctagggacttgaatcaaaatttgagaactaataaggtcttagtcaatgaatagtaagaactagggaccggatactaatttttcctaaaaaataatataaagaaTACAATTATTAATATGTTTTATACCtatactaataaaaaataatataaagaaTTAAATAACTATTAACAAAATATGTGAAATAAAACGTTAAAAAAACTGTAcaaatctctactaattaataaaactcattgtcaaccaaaatcttatgaaattaccagtttaatcctctaattaaaacaaaacatgaataagaaatatggggcagaaatgtaattttacacaaccaaattttgctgtcttttttttcaaagcctcacctacatatgatcctaacatatctctaattataaaataaaaaataaaaacttcccactcccacattctctatcactcacTTCCTCTctcctatttcaaaaacaaaaataaaaaattttctcacactttgtgtgtgctcATATGCTAGTAAGGAATTAAATGAGGACAAAAATGTGGGTCTATTAGTTATGAAGCGTAAAATAGGTATGAAAAATTCACTCAAATGTGACTAAATCCTTCTGACTCATCAACTCAAAAAGAAAAGTTTGCTTGCGTGGAATGCTTGTCAAAGGGTGTAATTTGTTCTTTACGGTTAGTGAGTTTTCCCTAAAATAGTTTATCACATTCTGGCTAAAATCAACTTTTCTATTTAATAAAGTaattacagttttttttttcaaatacatacgatattatctatagtaTGAGAATGAATGAGTGGGCTAAGTCTCATTATGAGTTAGCCAAAATAAAGTATATACATGTTGCATCTGGTTCAATACCCAATGGGGTAGTGGCGGATCCAAGATTCTAACTTTTGCTTTAGTAATATAATGAATTTGATGGTATGAGATGAAAATGCAAGCAACTACAAGTTCATAGTACATTACGAAATACTTTTTAGAGATCATATGAATTTataggaatttaaaaaaaaataacggtGCCAAACATATGGTATAAAAATATTGGTTGAGTAATACATGATCCCTTTGCTAATCAAAATGCTAGGGTGCCACCgacaacaatttaaaaaaaataataaaaaataaaaaaaaagtgagagtTGATCACATcaaaaatgaagagaaaaaaTCTTTCATTTTCGTTGGAACCAAGATCCAAAAACAGCAGAGCCATGGTGGTATTCTCTCTTCCATCACATGCCCAACCCGTTGGGTAGTCCTCAGAGGTTCTCACAGACACTTCTTCGGACGTTTGGACCACCCTGGTTCGACAGTAGATTCACCCCTAGGTAGGGTGTTAGATTCTACACATGCATCGACTATACGAAACTCCCTCTATAGTATGTAAAAGATTCAAATATTTTCCCCTCCTCTTACtaatagtaatttttttttaaagagcatacatttggaaaaaaaaaaggcaaatggGGAGATGAAATATATGTTAAATTGAATCTTAATTGTAAATATACTATATAGGGTGAACTGCCAATTTAGTCTCTGAATTATCACCTGAGTAAAAATTAGGTCCCtcaactacttttttttttctttagaaaaATCAGtccttgaattataaaaatgtaccaattacatccctaatgttatattcgaagctactattttcaattttttgttaatttagtgATACACATTCAAGGGTAGATTAGtaaatttatataaataaatagtGGATGGAGTTAACTTTAGGGAGTAAATTAGATGTTAAATTcacaacctatatgaaatgttaaggttTTATACGCGAGAAAATGACggtattacactctaaagtgtgtcaggtgacttaagttgacaaaaaaattagataaaagagtgtagggatgaaattaacaatttttaatgaatttagggacttattttaccaaaaaattcaAGGATCCAATTTTTATTGAGATGATAGTTCAAGAACTAAATCGGCACTTCACCCTACTATATATGTAGATGAAGGAGGATTTAAAATTAATTCATGTTGAATTTTGGACCTCAAAGAAGagcaaacaaattttaaaaaataaataaaaaatatgtgtGTGAGGTATAATTGAGCGTTTAACtatggttttaaaaaaattattataaggTGGCAAGgatttgtttttgagtgttaaATCAGTAATGTTTCTTTTGAAGTATCTTCTAATTCATCTACATTCCAATATttcctatttatttttattctaCTTTCATTTACACAAGTGATATTGCAGGAGAGGGTAGTTGAACAGAAGACTCAGGTGTAGGAGCAAAACGCTTTTAACCACTTGAGCTACAAATTTCTTGCATTTTTATTCTTACCCCAAAGTAACAAAGTGTAAATCGTGATCATGTTTCTATCAATTACTCATATTACTGCATGCACATAATCCATGCTGAACTTGGAATGCAAGCCCAAAATGGCATtgaaaacctttattttttctAAGACCAGAGGAAAATGTTGGActacactaaaaaaaaatataaaaaaaatgagacaACATACCCAACAACAGTTTGGTGGAATGCTAGAAGCACTTTGAGATTTTCtcaaaaagcacttttaaatAACCACAAACCATGCTGGCATTTCGACAGAAATGGATAAAAATGTGCTTATTCAAACTACGAAGTACTTAGCGCTTCCTGGAAAACCATCTCTTAATATGCAGACTTGGTGTTTCACTGGACCGAAAAATAGTACGAAGTTTCACTGGAAAATTACTTCCATGCCGGAGTACTGCATATAATTACTAAGCATGGGTCAAATACATCGCTCGTCGGACTCGGTAAAGAAAACACAAATCCTCAATTAGCTTCTAAGTATGGGtcagaaaatattaaaatgacaGATAAACATAAATAAACAAAGCGTGCTGCATGCCCCCTTCCCTAATTAGCTTCTACCGACTACATTTGGCTAAGTATTGGAAATTACACTAGGGCTTTGCCGGTTCTTCAGGTAAATCATCTTCGTCATGGTAAATGTTCTCTGCCATCTGCCATATTTGGAGTATGTTATCTTCAGCGACGCTAGAAATAACCCAATCTTCACAGGGGTTCCACGAAAAATCAGATATTTTGCTGGTGTGACCCCCATGAATAAAAAGCAACTCTGGAGGGCCGTCTTCTGCATCATCTGGTGTCTGCTCTTCATCGATTCTGTAAAAGAAACCAAGTTATAACATCTAGGTTAAGATTTGCTCTCATGCAAATATAATATATAGTACACAATGATCAAAACTAGTTACTAGGACATCATAATTATACAGGTGTGGATGCTTATTCAACCCATGTCCGAAGATTCTCTCTTTATTACAAATTAAGCACAAAACGACACAACTCTGAACACATCAGTTTAAAtccgaaaattagaagaaacACACAGCAAAGACACATATACGTATATCCTGGAATTCCTCATATTGAAGCTATCATATCACTAGTAACTAAATCTTTGTTCTTGTAGCATTGTGACTTGGGACAACATGTGAGGGGCAGAAGTGGCTTAATGTTATTGACCACGAcgggtttttttctttttttccgaAAATAATCCTCCATATCCCTGGTTTTGCCAGTGTCACTTCTATATTTTGTTTCCATGGGGTTTCTTTGTTGTATTGAAAAACATTTATTGATGCTTATGACAAAAAATTTGCTGAAACATCAATTGTGAGATTGGATGAAATATTCAAGAGGAATTGGCAGTCGGATATTTGTTATTGTGTGGCCAACCATATATTAGTCTTCTAATCTGAGGTCTCCATTGGCTTCATTAACTCAAGGCTTCTGTTTTATGTGCACTTAAATTTTAGTTTGGCTACTCTTTTTGGTTAGGACCATGAATAACCAGCAAGCTTGGACAAGCCCGGCTGTAAGTGCCTGCTCAAATATACGCACTTCAACTGTTAAAGAGATGATCCCTCCATGTGGTCTGATGCCTAAAACCCCTACTTCTGTATGATGCTTTAAGGCTCCACTGAATTATTTTCGTCATGCATCTATTGAAGCTCTTACTATCTGGTTTCCCAACTAAACCACTAATTCTAGAGCCATAGCCTAAATGCTTTCACCAGAACAGGCACTTAAAACATATTGATTTCTGTTAGAAAAGAACAAGTTGGAGTGGAGATCGCCTCTCcttgtataacaaaaataaaatatgacaATGGGTTATTCAAGGAATACCTGCTAAGATCCCACACCATGAGTCTCCTACCAAGACAACAAGAAGCTAAGATAGTTTCATTCTTTGGATTCCAACCAACTTGGAAAACCTCCTCCCTAAAACACCACAGAAAAAACATTTGATATCAGATCTATAGATGGATTGCAGCAAAGATACTTTAGAACATCCAAACTTTTGACATCCAGGGGAGGATCCTTACTTATGACAATCAAAGGTGTGGAGTGCAGTATTGATTTTGCGTAGATCAAACAACTTAACAGTTTTGTCAGTAGATCCAGTTGCAACAACCCATTCATTGAAGGGATTGAAAGCCAAACAGTTAACCTGAAAAAAATATCACATAAACAAACTACTCCATAATTGTCCCAACTTTCTAAGGATAAATATTCACGTAAAGAACTAACCCATTACAATATCAGATGAAGAAAACTATAAACCTCACGTAAAGAACTAACCCATTACAATATCAGATGAAGAAAACTATAAACCTCACAAATTTGCAAAAGTGTAACGGATATATTGTTCTACACAAAGTTAGGAGCTCGAGAGTCTAGAAGAAAATCACAGGAGAGGCCTTTGCCCACAAAGATGATTCACATCTAAATACAGCATAACTATCTCAACAATGATTGCATGCTCTTGTTTCAATTAGGTATCCCACAACCCTGCAATAAGGTTAAATTTCATTGCAACAAATTGACCAAGCTATCTATGTAGTGCCGAAATGTCACTAATACAAAATTTCCCTTTTTATTACAGAAATGTCAATAATTATAGTTTAAAGCTGGCATCCTAGCTTTCCTGAATAGCTATTGTTGTCTCAGTCCCTCTGGGTTCCACAAAATATCTCCAGATTGTCACCATGCTTATCAATTTAACCAAATTACAGTACTCATTAGCTAAAGGCACCAATTTACAGCAATCAAAACATATAAATTCAAATATTAGAACACAAATAATACACAAACAGGCCTGAATGTACCTAGATTGACGTTTAAATGTTAGATGCATAAACATAACTTATCTGTACCAACAAGAGACTATTCACATCACTCACCTCACTTTGATGAGCAACTACAGATTGAACAGGCTTGGTAACTGATGGAGTCCGGAGATCCCATACAAGAAGGTATTGATCATCGCCAACAGAACCAAATAAGTTTTCATGCCTCAAATGCCATGCTACATCTTCTACTACACCTTCATGAACCTAAGCCAGTAACCATTTCAAACAACAGAAAACTTTTACATATAAGATGCAGAGAAGTAGCAACTATATACAAGTATTTTCCTATGAAGTGCTATCTTATTGCATCCAAATCAACACACCGCAGCTGTCATGTTTAATGATAGCCTTCCTCTGGTACACATGAAATTGTAGctttttctttaaattaaataatagcaACATCTGTGCACAATCATCTATATTACAATTTCACACATGCTTTGATAAGATTCATATCTCTATATACATAGATGTACAGACATACCTTAAATATCTGCATAGCTTCAAGGGTTTTGTTCTTAGCAGTCGCATTAATGTCCCACAGGCATATCTGAGCATCATCAGAACCACTGAGTAAATGACCCTGCTTAAACTTACTCCACGATAAACCATATCCTTCAGTGCTGTGGCCCCTCAGCCTCAAATCAGGACTGCATGCACCATCTATGGGAGGCTTAGATGGATGTTTGCTATAATCGAACACAAAAACTTCAGCATTGACAGTCTTTGTGGCAATAATAAATGGATTCTGAGGCATATAACGAGCCCGATTAACCTCTCCATCATGATTTATTTGCTGGATTATTTGCACCTGCAAGAAAATGTAAGACCACATACTTGAGTCCATTTAGACACAGAATGATTTAAATACCTACAGCATATGCCAAACGACGGTACTTCGGTTCAGTTATTAGAGTGTCATATGGGCTGCGAGCAGCTCATGAATCCCGACCAGAGCATGAACCACTTGCTAATAGACAATGCTTTTGGACCGGTAATGAATCCCAACCAGAGCATGAAGCACTTGCTAATAGACAATGTTTTTGGTTCTGTAATTCTAGGGACGTTTATACCAATAGCCAGTAGTACTTTTCTTATTCAAACAAGTGCAATCCTGTCTTCTGGAGTCAACTTGGAACACAATTCAGAAAGCTGGTGTGTTTTCTCGTTTTCGGACACACCTGATTTCGTTTCtatttaatttttcctttattttcctCAGAGTACAACTTCTTCTAAAAATCAAACCTTAGTAATGACTAAAAGAGAAtgaaatttttcattttctttcaagtTTACAATGATTTAGATTCCGGTAATTGCTTTTTATCTCTAACAAACAAGACAGAATttcggacaaaaaaaaaagattcaaaatttaTTGGATTTCCTAGCACTTTCTCTACACCCCCGGACAGGCCCGCAATCCAGACCCCCCAAATTTGAAGTCTTTAATAAATCGGTACGAATTGTTCATTTTCTTCACCGCCAAAATTAACAACTCAGACCACAAAATCAAGCGTTACCTTTCCATTGGCGCAACCGAAACCCCCAACCTCAGCTCGATCATCATCATAATGCCGCGCATCGTTCTCGGCGTCCTCCAACGGCAGCTGAACCTGAGCGAGCATAAGGTAATTCGGCTCGTTCTCGGAGGTGTGGGTCCCCAAAATCATCTTCTGCACCGAATAGTCCTTCCCCGGAGGCTCCTCTCGGTCGGGAAGCCACTCCACAGTAAGCGATGGCCATTCTAGGGCATGGGTTATGACCAGATCGTACAAAAACGGAGTGTTCTTCTTCCATATCTTGTACTCCTCGTTTATCAACCGCTCCTCTATCTCTCCCCTCATTTCTTCGTCGTCTTTGCCCATGCTCTTCCTTTCACTTTCTCGGAAATTCTCGGATTTTCTCGAGAAAACTGTGGAATCTGAAGTGTGGGTTCTTGGCGGGAATTTGGcgcaaacaaaccctaaatggaGAGTCTGAGGAGCGAGAGTGATAAGAGGGAGAATGTTTAGAAGTTTGGAGAAGTAGAGAGATGTTGGGCTTTGCTGGCGGGTCTTTGGTACGGCTGGAAAAAATCGACCGATTCGTACCTAACTCAGCTCCAAataaaaccgaaccgataaTATCAAACCACTCGGTATCGAAGCCAAAAAATTCTTGAACGTTATCGGATCTAATATCTGTTAGTTTGGTAGTATCGAACCGATCCAATTTTAAGAATACATGTATATAAGAAGCCTTTAAAGAAAtggattctaattttttttataaaaaatgaggATTAGTTGTGATGTCCACATCACATCGAATTTTAATAATTCGAACCGTTTGTTTTCAAGTTACAcatcatagatcattcttgcaaaatattagtcaaattagaaatatttaaaatatctaaatgagttcaaaaaaattaacgaatattttattatataagaaacaatgaaattttataggtaaattacatagcaacctctcaggtttgaggtttattacaatctcatacaatatctttaaaacatttcacttttacctcacgtattattttatttcaaaataatactttCGTTAGATTTTTCATCTATTGATCCATTAAATATTGACATGGCTGCCAAATATGTGTCACgtgataaaaaataatttttttaattttttttttaaacttgaatcttctaaataaaaataaataaataaaaaagaggaaAGCAAACGCAcctccctccccccccccccccccccccggaggatcttcatcttcttcttccacaccaatttctatcatttccaagtacACAAACAATGTAAGGGACAACATTTAAGCAAAAACTGTAAATCCAAAATTCAGACTCCACatttctgataccaaattgtgaGAAGGAAATATGGTTACTTGACACGGAAgtgaagggttttttttttgtttcaatgcAAGACCTTAATCGTGATATTTCGATTTCGGAGTCCCCGTCTCGGTTTCTTGAAACCCTAGTTGTGAAGACTTAAGGCCTCGGTTGCTCACTGCCGCCGCCCAAGAGAAGGAAGGAAGGGTTGTAGGGCGAAAAGAATGAAAcgccaccaaaaaaaaaaaaaaaaaaaaaaccctttccCCCTCACCCACACTTGTACCCGCATCCACCCTCGCACccgcacccaccctcttccctcctctaCACACCCACTCCTTCAATCCACACCCATTCCTCCCATTTTCACCTCACAAACTTGCGATGACGGCGTAGATGGGatctggggttttttttttttctgggttgaagGTAAGGGgtcgggggaagaagatgaagatgggggagaagagaatGGAGGAGGCGAGGGGAAGATGAACTGAAAGAAGATAGGGGAaaatggaggaggatgaggggGAGGGAGGTGCATTtgctttccttttgtttttgttttttttttttttttaatttagaagattcaggtttttttgaaaaaaaaaagttaatta
This region of Malus domestica chromosome 07, GDT2T_hap1 genomic DNA includes:
- the LOC103437100 gene encoding WD-40 repeat-containing protein MSI1-like, producing the protein MGKDDEEMRGEIEERLINEEYKIWKKNTPFLYDLVITHALEWPSLTVEWLPDREEPPGKDYSVQKMILGTHTSENEPNYLMLAQVQLPLEDAENDARHYDDDRAEVGGFGCANGKVQIIQQINHDGEVNRARYMPQNPFIIATKTVNAEVFVFDYSKHPSKPPIDGACSPDLRLRGHSTEGYGLSWSKFKQGHLLSGSDDAQICLWDINATAKNKTLEAMQIFKVHEGVVEDVAWHLRHENLFGSVGDDQYLLVWDLRTPSVTKPVQSVVAHQSEVNCLAFNPFNEWVVATGSTDKTVKLFDLRKINTALHTFDCHKEEVFQVGWNPKNETILASCCLGRRLMVWDLSRIDEEQTPDDAEDGPPELLFIHGGHTSKISDFSWNPCEDWVISSVAEDNILQIWQMAENIYHDEDDLPEEPAKP